The genomic stretch tgatgcgtcaccaccataacatctaaccagtgtgtcccacgcagcctttgctgtcgttgaatttgcaatcttctcaaacacatttacatcaacacattgatgaatgaagaacaatgctttctgatccttcttccttacttccttctgcgcgtttttctgttcatccgtcgcatctgctgctaccggaacataaccatcagtgacaagatctagaacatcttgagcaccgaacagtacacgcatttggatcatccaacgattccagtttttaccgtcaaatactggaagtttggtgttcatgttgccgtttctgttcatctttctaccttgcacagtacactcagatttctcacacagtgtttcccaacccacagaattaaaattctgatcagattttgttcaagattcaacacgaatctaagaatcaaaatcaaacacacaagacctcacgttcactcgtgtttcccgtgtttcccaatgaatccgaaccggagctctagataccaattgttggtgcaaaggtagaataaaaaatgaatattctattaagagaatgacggctacaaaaaggattaaaagttacaatgattgacaccctatttataagctaaaactagggttactacaataggataaaatactaaaataccctctaacaaacttaggggctaagaaaataatacaatttaaatatgaattaaatctaataaaatctAATACCTAAAAGTATTTTATATATTAAATTTGTTCTCTCACTTTTGAAGTGGGTAAAGAGGAAGAAATTAGTTTAATGTAATTTTCTTCATGATTGAGACACCAGATCCAGCTAGCTCTTACAAGAAACAGATAGGACTATAAATGGATTCTTGTTTTTGGTTGGGATTTTGGGGGTTAATTTAATTTCAATAATTTATCATTTTCTTTCGTTGATTAATTTTATTATTATGTGATTGTTTTTGTGGCAATTATTATGAATTTCAAGTAGTAATTGTAATGATAGAAAAAAAGACTAGGGGTTTGAAGAAGGCACTGTGAAGTGTCATTTTCCTGTTTACATACATATATGTTTCTGGACATGTATTTTCACCTTTTGTTTTAAATACTAATTAAGTATTGATACTAAGTTTTACCAAATTCTACAAACATGCCATTCTGATAATTTTAGTACTCTTTTTGACAATAATCGCTTTAATGGTTGTTATATATTTTGTTGATATAAGCACGAAGAAGCTTTAGAAGAAAAATAGGAAGGTATAGTTGAAACAAGTTTCCATTTAAGTGATAATTTCTGATAACATGGTGATATTACATATTTTTTGGATGCAGCTTTTAGACTAGAAGGATCATGATCATATTATTGGCCCATACAAGAGAGTTCAACAGTGGATTGAGAGCACAAAAAATGCAACGAAGCCACATTTTAATGAAGTTCATAATGTTCTCTATAATTCTTTAATATATATTGTAGCAGACATCAAAAAGCTTTATACTTTACTTGTTAAACTAAGTACTTGTTTTCTCTTACTAACCATACACTCCCACCAAAATAAAGACATAAATAGAAATTAGATAATGAAATTATATATTAAAAAGAATGAATATTTTATATATTTGAATTTTCATTACAATTTTTTTATAATCTATTTACTAAGCTGCAATTTCTAATCCAAACAACACTCCGGCATGTTTGGCAGCTTCGTCATCCTTAAAATAAGTCTTTATCATTTTGTCGAATACATGCCACGTCAACAAACTATCCGATGCAGCTTGATGAGCATTTCCAACTGCCCGACACACATCAAGCGTAGTAGCTACCCGCTCGAGACCACCATAAAGAGAGTTGCAGGACTTCATCATATATTTCATGTCATAAACACTTTTTCCAAACAATACTTtaaccattttcaaaaaatcCTCTAACAGGTTTGGTAAATTCATTCCGGTCAGGATCTTCACCAAATATCCAAAATCATAAGCGCTACTAAACGTGACCCAAGTAACAAAATCGTTATAAACAAGTATCGACGAGAACATTAGTTCAGCGAAAAGCTTTGAATCCACACCGTGAAATAAATTGCGCTCAAAATTAATCCCTTGACGGCGGAGCATATCAATGGAATCTTGATTACAGAGATCATGATTGACGTCAAAATCACAGAAGTTAAACTCCCAGATGTAACTGTTATTGGTTCCAAAGTCAGGAAGGTTTCCCTCAGAATCCGAAAGTGTGAGTCCAACTTGAATGAGTTTAAGATCATCGACATTGGCTTTCAAATAACGGTAGTGATCAGAGGGTAGAAGATGACGATAGTCAATTTTTGGGGAATGAATTACGCCGGGAAATTCAGTATCCATTGAAATGATTAGATGATGTTCAGAGATagcttgaaggatgagattgaATTCATACTCTAAATTGTACGCCCAAACTTCACGGATAATGACTTCCTTCAACATGCTCATGTTGAGTTTCTTGAAGAATTGATTTTGAAGTTGAATTGAAAGAGAGAAAAAACAACTGCAGGTGAATACTAGGATTGTGTGATGCTATGAGATGAGAATAGATTTGGCTTTTTTATATTAAAAGTAAACCCTAAACCCGGAAAAGATATTCCTTGGAAAGTGGGAAATAAATTGAATAAGTTATTTAATCATATATTTTTATTAGGTTagtttttcaaaaatattttaataaatatcTATTTGGTAGGATTTGAATTAATattcaaataaatatttcaaaaattatttctaatttcttaatttatagttttttaaatattatttgatttgattttatAAACAAAATTAGATTTGATTTTATAGcattaattaataaaaaattatattgagagttttctttttaatttgttataatttttatattttttaacCTTTCTAACTTTCATTATAGTTTGTTATCTCTTTTATT from Lathyrus oleraceus cultivar Zhongwan6 chromosome 7, CAAS_Psat_ZW6_1.0, whole genome shotgun sequence encodes the following:
- the LOC127105590 gene encoding probable CCR4-associated factor 1 homolog 9, giving the protein MSMLKEVIIREVWAYNLEYEFNLILQAISEHHLIISMDTEFPGVIHSPKIDYRHLLPSDHYRYLKANVDDLKLIQVGLTLSDSEGNLPDFGTNNSYIWEFNFCDFDVNHDLCNQDSIDMLRRQGINFERNLFHGVDSKLFAELMFSSILVYNDFVTWVTFSSAYDFGYLVKILTGMNLPNLLEDFLKMVKVLFGKSVYDMKYMMKSCNSLYGGLERVATTLDVCRAVGNAHQAASDSLLTWHVFDKMIKTYFKDDEAAKHAGVLFGLEIAA